CTTAGCTTGCATTAAATCCAAGCCAGCGGTTGCACTAGTGTCTGTTATTGCAATCTGAAAGCTCAGGCAAGCATCATGTGGTAAAAAGTCGAAGTCCTTTTCCATGTAGaccctacttcaagtaggaggAACTATGTTAGAAAGTGAAGACTTTGCAAGGCCACACTCTTTCCATAAATTTCATATTAGGAGAGGGTTTTAGGTCATGTTTCAGAAGTGGAATACTAGATCTACCTATGTGCTGATATTAGTTTTGCTTCTGATCCTACACCAAGTGAGTAGGAGGAACTATGTTAGAAAGTGAAGACTTTGCAAGGCCACACTCTTTCCATAAATTTCATATTAGGAGAGGGTTTTAGGTCATGTTTCAGAAGTGGAATGCTAGATCTACCTATGTGCtgatattaatttttcttctgATCCTACATCAAGTGCCAGTCGGGTCAAGATGATTGTAGTTATGTGCACGTCAcatagataattttttttttctacatgCATGTAGATGTAGCCATGGATTTAAACTACCGTGTTGTCCCCATGCCAATCACGGGCTGGCATGTGCCCATGCCGATCACGGGCTGGCATGTGCCCATGCCGATCACGGGCTGGCATGTGCCCTACTATACTGTGTCGGCCTTCTGCCAGGGCTCAAGCAAGCAAAGGTTGCTAGCATCATTGTGTATTAGCGCATTAGTACATGTAGCATGCTCTGATGCAGTTTGATACGGACTGGCACAAGTGACAGCAGGATATAGAGGTAGATAATTGAATACCATGCTTGTAACTTACGGGGATGATGCTTGCTGTATGGCACAAACTGGCGTGGCAGATGCTTCAATCCATGGATCTAGCTCTTGATTTAGAATAGCCTAGTGACAATTTTGGTTGATATCCTAGGTATCTTTGTAAATCAACTTTTTAACGATCAATTTCTTGATTGCTTGAAGTTGAAGAATGCTTGATGACATGCAGTTAATATTTCGGTTATTTTTATTTACTTGCACATAATTTTTTGGTCTGCATACCTGCCATCAATTTGTGAATTTTGAACAGAACTTTTCTTTGACATAATCCCCTTCTAATTGCCAATCGCAGAAGgaatggagagagagaagggacgaATTCAAGAAGAAAGTCAGTCGTATCGTTAGAAGATCGCAGGAAATGCTTTGAGAACTTTAAAAGCAGGCCTTATGGTGAGCCACAGCTTCGTGCCTGTTTTGCTGGGAAACTATATATAGGGGGTGTCCTCAATTTGTTGCTTGTCTAATGATGGTTTAATAGAGCATCTAGATCTTTGTTTGGTTTACCAATGGTGTGCTATTGTCATTGTCGTCATCTCGTTTTTGTTATAAGAAACAGCAGGATTCAGATGTTAACCTATTTAACACAAATGGTATGTCTGTAGATGTCCTGATTTAAGGCCTGGTCTCACTCCTTACTTCtgtttgttatttttatttatccaaaattgcttCAGAATTTATGAAGCCAACCCTGTTTTATAAGTCACCTAGAAAATTAATGCCCTTGTTATTGTTGTTGGGGTTTATAAATGCGGTTCAATTTTTTGTTTAATGTTCTTTTAAGAATGGAAGAATACAGTTACTTATCTAACATTATGACTTCTGTATACCATTTTACAttccatgattttttttgttttgttattaTTCCCCTTTTTTGATACATTTCTTATTATCCTGTTTACCTGCTGCACTTCTCCATTCTAAAGAGCCAATCATGAGATTTTCCTTTTTGCAAGCTTGATCTTTTTATCTACTGTTACTTTATTTTCCATTTAATTCTTTACTTCAATACTGTCTATAATCAAGTTTTTTTTAGCGTGGAAATCATTCATTTTGCGAGACAATGTTATTGGCAGTATTGAAGCCACCATGCGATTCAAACGGTTAGCGTATGTCATAATTAATTGAGAACTGGTGATGGCCTAACTGGATTAGCAAGGAAAATTATCTTCTCCTGATTCTGGGATCGATTAGCGTACTACGATCTGGGGTTGGGATTCTAATGGTCTGATGTATATAAATAGGATTTGTCATGTTGGAAATTACTTAGTTAAACCTTCCTGTTTTCCCAGAAAGTTTGACCGGGAAATCTCTAAAACCGAAGACAAACGACCGCATACGATTATTAGTTTATTCGAGAAAAAAAGGCAAGAGAGATCgagagagagattgagagaGGGGGGGCAGAAAAGTTTATTTAATATCCTTACAGATTACTAGTAAATGCTAATGGTGCGTACATTAGTTACGTTTAGATATAGTCGTAACTAGCCGAATCTCAAAGACCATGGCATCCACTGCCTAACGGCAATGTAATCCGAAGGGAACATACAGCAGTGAGATTATTCATGGACGCGGCTCCACCACGTAGCTTCCGAGGCGCACGACGATGCCGTCGCCGTCCCGAACGTAGCCGACCCTCTGACCCCAAACCTTGTCCTCGGGCGGGCTCACTGGAACGGCTCCGTTCTCCACCGCCCTTTTGTAGGCCGCATCTACGTCGGCATAAGCGAAGCAGACCTCCACGGGTGCCCTCTCCCATCCCGCGTCTGGAGTCTGGACTGCTCCCGTCAAGCCGTCGGTCTCCCTCTGATGCACCGGCGTGAAGGCGATCGTCGTCTGCCCGCTATCCAACTCGCCCCATCTGAAACAATTACACCATCAGAACATAGGAGTGTCCTAAATCTTGGTTAATTAATTGTATCTAGCTAGAGAGAAGCAAGGGAGACTTGTGGGACTCGTCAAGGCGACGGACGCTGTAGCCGAAGGCGTTGGAGTAGAAGGCCACCGACTTAGCGACGTCTTGGACGTAGACGACGGTGTAGGCGAAGGCTGGGATCAGATTTGGAGCCATGTATATACGCCACTCTTTATCACTCACTGTCGACGTAGATCTTAATTTCTTCTGTCGCTCTCTTAATTGGATGCTGATCGGCTGAGGGTGGGAGCCGATGTGCAGGTAGGAGAAGCTTTCTTATAGACGCCCGCCTGGTTTCTAGCGAGCGAGGGACGAGTGAGACAAGGAACCAGAGAGAGGTGGCGGCCATGCACGCCATATCATTCCCCTGGCCACCACGTCTCCTGAAAGAGCGGACTTCAGAAACCCGCTGGACTCGATCGAGTTGGTTGGGTTCCCGATCTACTCCATTCGGTGAGGTAAACCTCGTGTTGTCTTGTCAGAGTCCATCTCTGCTCGTATAATGGTATTCTATTTCTACTTTGTTACTTTTCTGTTCTAATTCTACTTGATATCATTTATTTTGTCTTATTATTTCTTGTGAAGGAGGACAAAAAGTTTGAGATGGAAAAGGTGTCGCATAATTTAGATTTGGAGGGAACCAATCCCATTAAATGGTGGTTAATAGAGTATAAAATAGAAGAGTAGTTTTCTAACTTAAGGTTCGTCTCAAGCTTGGAGTAGGGATATGccggtgatttttttttttgttattattattttaaaggaGACCTGAGACTGTGGAGCTGTCCCATGTGGAGACAGGCTATGGTTTTATGAGTGTTCTCAGAGAAAGAGCTAATCTTGGGCCGGCACATTTACAAGCTATCAGATAGcgtgtagatttttttttttttttttggctagaaGGGGCATTCCATACATCACGGATATAAATACACTCAATGgaatcaaaaaaacaaaaggctCTGAAGGGGTCCGGGCATCTCTTTCTCCAACCAATAGGGTACCTTCTGAGTGGCTCGCAACATATGCCGCCATCCAGTCAGCAGCCTCATTGGCCTCGCGATATACATGCATGGCCTGCAAAGTAACACACTTTCTCGTTATCACTCAAATATCGCGGAGCCAGAGGTGATCTGAAGAAAGATTCGGCCACGATGATTAGCTGGATCCGAAAGAGGTCCAACTTAGCTTGGATGCTCTCACAAAATTGAGTTGATGGTCCGTCGTATGAATCCGATTATCTCACCTTTGAAAGGTAAGATTAGGCATAAGTGAGGCATCGAACCAGAGGATATGCTTCACGTGAAGACCTACATGGAATGAGTCATGCCTGGTACATGTGTTCATAGCGAGATACCGATAAGAAAAGGACTTCAAGCATTTTCTTTACACGACGAGACAGGGTTGGGGATGTTGATGAGACTTGGATGACAAAATGGCTGTCATGTTCTTTTCAGTAGTTAGGTATCTTAATTCATGCATGACCATTATTTCTCACTCTATCATGCACCCATGCTATGCATTGTGATAATTGGATTCCAGCTGTCTATCTCTCTAATCTGATGACATGGGGGCAATCCACAGCCGTACATCTCTGTATCATGCATAACATATAGTACACACTCCACTTGACTCCAAAGCTCCTTTTgagtgtctttttttttttttttttttttttcttttgagttaaGCATTTTTAAGCGCGGCCTCAAAGCTCCTTTTGATGACCATCGAGGCTCGGACAATGGCCCCTGAGCCCAGGCCCAAGAACTCGATCCAACTCCAACCGGTCGGATCCGAAAGGCTCCCAGCCGTCCACCTTCGAAGGACTCTGATGAACGTAAGATCAATATCTGACGGTGCTTATTCCCGATGGGCATCGGTCCGCCGTTGCTCGAGCGCGTTCCATCAATCCAGACCGTGCGATGAAAGGTAGCTCATCGTGTAATATTGAGCTGCCGGACCACCGGACGACGGCCTAACAATAAAAAGTAGCCTGGCCCCTCTGGTTCTTCTCTGTCCTCCATTACAGAGCTCGGACCCCGAGCTGGCTCGTCTCCTCGCTCGGGGAGAAGCCGAAGGCTCCccgtctcctctttctcttgctAGTGTTTGATGATCCGAGAGTTCCCATGGCTTCGATCGGGGGAGAGTGCATGGAGCTCGAGGCGATGCGCAAGGAGGACGGCTCTTGGCACCCTTGCCGCGTCTCCTTGAGGTCCTCTCTTTCCTATTCACCGAATTTTGGGATTGGCCATCGGCATGTCGGTTTTATCTCGAGTATATTTACTGATGGGTGATTCAGAACTCCAAATGAGCTTGTTCCTCTCTGAAGTGCTTCCATGTTAATGGATCGCACTTCGGCATATTAGATTATATCGAATGTTGCGATCATGGTATTTATTTATCTGTGCGATCTTTGATTATTGGTGTCTAGTCACATTTCCACGCATAAAGACGTTAAATCGTTCACCAATAGGTGCTCCCAGTTCTTGGACTGTGTTTGCTGGGACCTAAATTTATGTAAGAGAAGCCACTGGTAGGAAAGTTCAGTAAATAGCAGCCATGGTTAGCTTTTATGCTTCTTCATATGCAAAATTGTTTATTTATAACTATTTTCTCTTTCAGTATGCTGTGTTCCTGTGTAGCTTATGTTATCAGTTTTGTGGGGTTAGGGAAATATCTACAGTTGATGACAAAGTTTGCATCATTCTGGTCATACAATTAGGCATTGGTGATTTCATTCATCAAATCCACTTCTAGCGTCTAACTTTCTAGGCCGACAATGTTTTGGGTATTTGAACCGAGAATGTGCTTTTTGTAATCCATGCCTGACTTGTATACTTGAGAAATGGTTTTATAACCTTTTGTTCACGCTAAGGTAAAGAACATTTCCTACGTAGTATCTTAATGTTCATGCAAGACAAGCATATAAGGTatcacatgatttcaaaagccAAAGTGCCAAATTAAACAAACTTCTGTCTGGGTCCTATCTCTTGTATAAGAAGTTTCTCAGACTCCAGGTGAGATCATTGGAAGAAGCTTTATTAAGGCTGCAAGAGCTGTACAACTTTTAGTTTCGAGTTGTTTGTGTTATTAACATCAACTTtgcaatttttgtttttgataCGCCATTGAGGGGGGAAAAAGGAAACTAATAGTAAAGCTAAGTTCTTCTCTTTTTAGTGAGTTACATCTAGGTGTGATTAATTCCACACACAGTTTGAGCATATATAAAGGCTTTAATTACATGTGCTTTCTATCTAATTTTGTCTTCTTGTTCGCCTATTTGAATTGTATAGTTTTGATTGTTCCAAGGTATAAGCAGAAAAATGTTATTCTGACTTTCAAATGCACCTTAACTTGATTGTCTATATAGATATACACACATTTATCCATGCCTAAGAAAATACATGTCGACATCATACCTATGCATAAAATTGTAGCAACTAACAGCTGCATTTGTTATTTTAAACAGATAAAAGACATTCCTATGCACATGTAGACTTGCTTATGTACATATGCATGCGTAGGTATGACGTAATTAGTGAGTAAAATGTAtatgattttcattttttttgaagttCTAGTTATTTCTATTTAGTTTTTCTTTCTGACTTTTATCGAGATTTCTGAATCATGACTTTTACTTGTGTAGTTCTAATGATGCAACTTCTTTTATTATTGTGGAATTTGAAAGTTGCAATGAAGAAGATATTATATCCAGTAGAGAAGATGCCTTAGCACGTTTACGCTTTCGTTCCATCCCTCTCCAAGATGGTGAGTGTTCTCATATCAAAGAAGGAGAATGTGTTCTAGCCATGCGCAAGGGTCAGACTAGGAGCTTGTTCTTTGATGCTGTTATAGAGAAGGTACTTATTTTATACCAAGTATTTCTGTTCCTGTAGACCTATGTGAttacaaataataataaaagaaagaaatatgtGAAATTTCTATATTTGTTGTGGGATTCTCTTTGGTTTTCTTACATGCCCAGTTTCTGTTTGGAATGAAGCCAAATAGCCAATTTTACTTAGTTGAGAGAGGAATTTCCTTTTCACGTGTTCATTTTAGTTTGCTCAtgcaaaatattcatccaataCTTTTTAGGATATCATATTTTCCAATTGTTATTTGAGGCCTCAACCAAAATGTAATGCTTTTGATGAGGCACCTCAATATTTTAAGTCCAAAATAAAATGACTCGTTTTGGCCATGTTCCCATCCATTTTGACCACTAAAACTCCAAGTTGCATGTGAATTGATATCCTGATGCTAGACAGACATGCTGAATTCTGCAATTGCTGTCCTTTAAGCTTTTGTTTCAGGTATTGGAAGAGAATAGTGTTTTATACAACAGTCACTAGGTTGTGAGCAGGAAATTGATAGTTCAGCGAGTCAAAGCCTGGATTTGTCTGGGACATGTGTGTGACAGACCGAAACATGAAAACTGGCTCTTTTCATTTGGAGGTATTGCTGCATGCATCTGaccctttagaccctgcaatgGCAGAAGCCTTATGCACTTGGCCACCCTTTTTATGTGTGACAAACTGAAATGAAATTAAGATATGTTCTCTTGTAATTTCTACAAATATCATTGAAAGGTACTGTAAACACATTGATGTGGCCGAATGTGTATGTATAATGCCCTCGTGCATGAAATTGTTGGCCATGTGggatgaaaaaaatagaaaatgagatGTCATCTTGTAACGTTAGCGCCTCAAAGATGACATAGTTGGAAGAAGGATCTATCTGGATAACTGGACAGTATGAGATCATGCAGTGATGTGTTGAAAAATAAACTACGTGCAGCATGCAATAATGATGCTGGTTTTTCTCTAGTAACACCAACCATTCTCCTAGAAATACTTCCTCTACACATTAAACCTTTATTCAACCTTGGACTCTGGGTCCATTATACAGAGTGAACCAGAACTTTGAGGTAGCACCCAAAGGAATTGATGGGTAACTGGTTTTCCAGTTAATTAGACATTGTTAACTAATTTTGTACTTATTGGTTTATTCATGAACATATGGTTGGGCACAAGGTACACCGTCTCAATATTGGGCCCCTTACTGGTGCCATCCTGTCACTGTGTCAGTACGCCTCGTATGGAGGCTGGTTCGGCATACCGAGTATCGGTACGCCCTCCATACTATATACCGAGTATGGTACAATACACCCCATACCGTCTAATTCAATACCGTATGGCATACCATGGTTGGACATATTAATGTCCGTTGTTTGGATTTTAAACGAGATATCTAAAACATGAAATGCTTTGTCATGACTCTTTTAgtccaattattttttttcataagtTTATTAAGTTAGATTTAGTGTTTTCAGATATCCCAAAGTCAGGGTTTTAGCAATCCTGTTTTAGGGTGCACTATCCTTGATTTCTTTTGGGGTGCTTAAGAATGTTATTGTTGTTTTCTCAAAGTGGAAATGAACCTTAGTACTAACTTaacattaagtttttttttttttccttcaaactTGTAGTAATGATTAAGTTGAACTCTGTTGTTTTTATGAGGGAACATAATGCTGGCATTTTTTTTGCATAGACTCTTGCCCATTCAGGTAACGTGATCCAAAGAAAAGATAAGGGTAAACTTCCAACACGAGACTGTTAAAGATGCCCTTCTCCAACTTCTCTTCCTATTGCATTTTTGTCTGTTCATTATATGAATGCTTGCTCCATACAGATTTGATTTCACATTTGATCTGTGTCATTTGCAGACATACAAAGTGAAACACTCAAACCGAGTGCACTGCAGATGCACTTTTGAAGTCAAATGGTTCAATACTAAGCTAAATGAGGAAACTATGACTGTTCCATCGAAGTCAGTTATGAAACTCTCTGATAAAGACATCGATAGCCACCCAGTATTTGCTGCATTCTTAACTGCTTTGACTTGTAGAAATGGTGTGGAAGTTCCTTCGTTCCTTGATCTTTTAGAGGAAACCACCTGTGAGACTGACCTCCATGGATTGTTGGAAAAGCAAATAGAAGAGATAACCAAATTGGCTGATGGATCGGACGGCTCAAAAGATGTCCTTTTGGAAGTTAAAAGAGGTAAGTTTCTATCTACGGCCATTGATTTTGAtcagttataagaaataatgaAGTTTCCTGGTCATTTTTTCCTTTAAATTAAAATGTTAACAGGATggaaataaagatataaaatggaGTGAGGACTTTATTGGTCTATGAAAagcatttttttagaaaaaagaacAAACTGCTTAAAACCCtcaaatgataaagaaaaattgcCAACTTATTCATCATTCATAGCACATAAACTATATGCCCATATAACACAAATTATTGTAATTTTGCCTCCATCTAGGAAGCGAGGCCTGTGGCTCGATTAACAGGAcgtgataatgttatttttgtTATCCATATATCCATAAATAATGGACTATATAtccatataataatatttaaattaCATTACTGCTATGTTATTTTGTTATTTGTATAATGACAAATTATAATAGCACATACTTGAAATATCCCTACAATTCTATGCGTATCAAAAACCTGTTTAAAAGTTTCCAGATGAATTATTATGGTTACTATTGATTTGATTAGTTGGTCGGTGGGCATATGATACAACTGAACATTTCCTGTTTACAGCTAACCTCAATGGCCGCAAACAGAGTGAAGTAGTTGCTTCTTCACAAACATTTCTGTTAAGCAGTCATGATGATTTCAGAAGATCTACCAGGAGCCAGAGTAAACAAGTTGAGATCAAACACGAGAAACATTTGAAAGATGTGCCTCTTCTCAGCCCTCTTGCTGCTCGCGCAGCTCTGGCTTCATTAGTGCATGAACTACCACATGAACCTGAATTTCCCATCTGCCAAATAGAAAAAGATGGGCATGAGGACACAGCCCCAGAAGATCTGGCAAGGAACATCAATGAGCATTTCTTGGATGTTGAAGGCTTGCTTGTCAACTCTGATTCCAAAATCAGGAATGATGCATCTGTTGTTTTAAGTTCCACCCAGAATTTAAACAGCAATGCACCAGTTGAAGATAGAAATTTATCCACATCATCTATTTCCACTAGAAGAAATTCTATGAAAAAATCTGTGTTTGAGGAATCCCCAGATTCTTTAGGCTCACAAAAGAAAGCAGAAGGAGCATCTAAAGAGTCAGGCAAGAAACTGGGTGGCTATACCATTGTGAAGCATTTGAAAACTTCAGTAACAAATGGGAAGCTGAGTGGTAGCATGGCAACAGCAAGGTTAACTCGTTCAGCTGTACGGAGGGAGATACTAAATTCAACTATTGAAGTGGGGCAAGGGTCCTCAAATGAAAAGTTCAAAAGTCTTGTAAGCACAAGGTTTATGCATTCTGCAGAGCAGAAAATGAGGAGCGATGCAAACATCAAGCTACAGGTGGAAAGCAGCAACTTGattcaagatgaagaagaaattGTCACACCTGAGAATAGcgagagcaagaagaagaaattgattCCCTCTTCTGTAGATACCAAGACCAATTTGACACTGGAGAGTAGGAAAAGGACCAGAGCATCCAGTGTTACTGCACCTACTAAGGAAGATCAAGGTGATTGAAGCAAATGACAAATTTCTGATCTTTTTATACTGgcatatttttgttgtgttcaCTATAACCAGCCTTGTTTAGTTTCCAATACTTGCATGATAGGACATCTTGATTCTTTTCAGGTGAAATTTTGCAAGATGGTGAAAATTACCCTGCCACAAAAAAGAAAGCATCTTCTTCTAAGAAGCCCACATTGCGGTTCTCACCAAGGCTTAGGTTCCTCCCTAGAACGCGCTCGCAAAAGAAGACTTCAGCAGCCTGCTAAGCGCGTGACTAAGGtgattcctttttcttttcaaggGGCATGTTTTTTGTGTTTTGTGCTGATCAGTAATATAGTTAGGTACAGCTGAAATGCAAGAGATAAACATATTGCAGAGAGAGATATGGATCCATGCGTGATCTCGTAATCATATTAATACTCTTGTGCTGTCGCAGTTAATGATTTTAGTTAATACACGTGCTTTTAAGAATCTGCAATCATTTTTCATATTTAAAGCTCAATTTGGAAACCAGGAAACATCTGTCCCTTCGGGACTTATGGTTTAGGAACCAAAACCAGTCAACAGTCATGTAGTCATACACTGGTATGATCTTTAATATCTACAGCGACTCCACCACAAAATATGAACTAGCGCCATCGTTCAGATGATATTGTTTAGCCACAGCTAACGATTTGAACTTTGAAGGTTGGCTACACAGTAATTTCCGCATTCCATGCCATCAGATCGCCAGAAAAATGATGTCATAGAAGGACCAAGACCAAGTGTTTTGGGCAATGATTTAGAAATTCTCACCTACTCGCAGTAGTTTTATATCTGCAATGCTATTTACTCTCCACTCTATGATGTTTCCTGTACCCCTTCGTTTATTTTGTGGAGATGCTGGACCACAATGCTGTTTCAAATATGCCATCCTTCTTGTATAATGTGGGAAGAAATTTGAAAGGCAATGATAGGATCCTCTGTGGGAAGAAATGGGTTGCAGAGGAAAAATGTCTTGATTATAGGGGTTTGAACTATTCTCGTCTCTCAAGTCCCAACAACTAGATCATGTAATAACATTATATTTGGTAATTTGAGTGGGTTGTTCAAATTGGACTGTTCTTTTGACACTGTCGAAATCATTTGAAGAATTCCCTCGATGGGAAATTTTGGGGAAAGGCCGTTGTTCTTACAGGATCACAATGATAGCAAAATAAGTAGTTGCAGGTTGAATTTCGGTAACATGATTACCTGCTTTGCGATATACTTCATTATCTCGCGTCCGCACTGATGTGGAGATGTCACAAGAATGGCATATTCGAAAGTGCCCTAATATTTATAAGCTAGTATGATGACAAGCATATGTAAAACTATGTTTTTAGATAAACCCCAGGTCATGGAAGCAGTTGGCAAAGATGTTTCTCAAGGTGGTTCAGATATATAAACCAACAAGAACAGTTGCTATTGGTCATTGACTCtgggcagttttttttttttttttttggttataacGGATGATTTATACATTTCTAGtaaggatatattcaaaaaaaattaaaaaataataagccTCAGTGCGTTTTAGCTAGTCTTTTTTCACCAATCCAGAGAACTCATCCAGAATGGTCGGCCACATATGAGGCCACCTAATTTATAGCTCCATTGGTCTTTCTGTAGACATGTTTAATCTGGAAGACACAATTTCCACCTATTATGGCTTTGGACAGATTGTATTGAAAAATTGTAAACAAACTAAGATCTTATCAGCTGCTTTGCCATGCTTTCTAAGTTGATGATTCACTAGATTGGCTTGGTAATCAACCTTATAACTTGCGCTTTTCACTCTTCTGCACTATGATCCTCAGATCTCCCTGGCCATGGGATAACCTCGGTGTGATGCTTACCG
The Phoenix dactylifera cultivar Barhee BC4 chromosome 3, palm_55x_up_171113_PBpolish2nd_filt_p, whole genome shotgun sequence DNA segment above includes these coding regions:
- the LOC103703445 gene encoding uncharacterized protein YraH — its product is MAPNLIPAFAYTVVYVQDVAKSVAFYSNAFGYSVRRLDESHKWGELDSGQTTIAFTPVHQRETDGLTGAVQTPDAGWERAPVEVCFAYADVDAAYKRAVENGAVPVSPPEDKVWGQRVGYVRDGDGIVVRLGSYVVEPRP
- the LOC103703443 gene encoding uncharacterized protein LOC103703443 isoform X1, producing the protein MASIGGECMELEAMRKEDGSWHPCRVSLSSNDATSFIIVEFESCNEEDIISSREDALARLRFRSIPLQDGECSHIKEGECVLAMRKGQTRSLFFDAVIEKTYKVKHSNRVHCRCTFEVKWFNTKLNEETMTVPSKSVMKLSDKDIDSHPVFAAFLTALTCRNGVEVPSFLDLLEETTCETDLHGLLEKQIEEITKLADGSDGSKDVLLEVKRANLNGRKQSEVVASSQTFLLSSHDDFRRSTRSQSKQVEIKHEKHLKDVPLLSPLAARAALASLVHELPHEPEFPICQIEKDGHEDTAPEDLARNINEHFLDVEGLLVNSDSKIRNDASVVLSSTQNLNSNAPVEDRNLSTSSISTRRNSMKKSVFEESPDSLGSQKKAEGASKESGKKLGGYTIVKHLKTSVTNGKLSGSMATARLTRSAVRREILNSTIEVGQGSSNEKFKSLVSTRFMHSAEQKMRSDANIKLQVESSNLIQDEEEIVTPENSESKKKKLIPSSVDTKTNLTLESRKRTRASSVTAPTKEDQGEILQDGENYPATKKKASSSKKPTLRFSPRLRFLPRTRSQKKTSAAC
- the LOC103703443 gene encoding uncharacterized protein LOC103703443 isoform X2, which codes for MYICMRSSNDATSFIIVEFESCNEEDIISSREDALARLRFRSIPLQDGECSHIKEGECVLAMRKGQTRSLFFDAVIEKTYKVKHSNRVHCRCTFEVKWFNTKLNEETMTVPSKSVMKLSDKDIDSHPVFAAFLTALTCRNGVEVPSFLDLLEETTCETDLHGLLEKQIEEITKLADGSDGSKDVLLEVKRANLNGRKQSEVVASSQTFLLSSHDDFRRSTRSQSKQVEIKHEKHLKDVPLLSPLAARAALASLVHELPHEPEFPICQIEKDGHEDTAPEDLARNINEHFLDVEGLLVNSDSKIRNDASVVLSSTQNLNSNAPVEDRNLSTSSISTRRNSMKKSVFEESPDSLGSQKKAEGASKESGKKLGGYTIVKHLKTSVTNGKLSGSMATARLTRSAVRREILNSTIEVGQGSSNEKFKSLVSTRFMHSAEQKMRSDANIKLQVESSNLIQDEEEIVTPENSESKKKKLIPSSVDTKTNLTLESRKRTRASSVTAPTKEDQGEILQDGENYPATKKKASSSKKPTLRFSPRLRFLPRTRSQKKTSAAC